The genomic stretch GCGCAGCCTGGGGTCAGTGGGGAGGGGCGACGACGGCGACGACGAGAACAGCGAGCTGGTGAGCGAGACGGACAATGAGAGCGGTTTCGCCTCGCGCTCCCTCACCCAGGAGAGACCCGATAAACACCCGACGACACCTGTGAGCCCGCAGCCGCCAGCGGCCCAGCGCAGCTTCCTCTACACACACTACAAACCCCCCGTTCTCTCACCCACAAACCTGCTGGCCCCGCCCAcggagctcacacacacaccggacCCTGCGGACAGGAGCGAAGGAGGGGCGCGGTCCACCAcgccctcgtcctcctccttctcctcctcctccaccactcaCAGACTGCACTCGCGGCCTTCCTTCAACTCCCACAAGCTGATCCAGTGCGACACGCTGGCCAGGAAGAAGCTGAAGTCGGAGAAGGGCAAGGCTCACTCCCTGGACCTGATGGAGCTGTCCGCGGCGGCAGCAGCGGCAGAGGGCGACAGGGCCGGTTCTGGGTCCGATGGCGCACCCAGAGTGAGGAGGGACACCTCCAGAACCAACCCCTCCTCAGGCAGCAGCCAGGAGAGCCTGCGCCTGACCCGGCCGAAGCCCTCCGTGCCCCCCAGCGAGGCCGCCTCCTTCGCCCCGACCGGCCCCGGCGGCAGGTCTCTGGCGGAGCAGGTCCGCGCTCGTCTGCTGGGCTCGGCCGACGACCTGCGCAGCGTCGGGCTGCGGAAACCGCTGTCGCCGGAGACGCGGAGGAAGAGACGGGCCTGGCGCAGACACACCGTGGTGGCCTCCCCAACGGAGGTCCTTGACAAGAGACCCCCTCTGACTCTCGCTGAGTTCCCCCTGTCCCCCATCGCTCAAAACCAGGTCAAAACACCAGGGCTGCCTCGGGATGCGGACGGGCTCGACCAAGGACCAGCTGCACGTCAAGCACCCACCTCCAGATTCCACCAGTACCTGTGAGCCCCGCCAGCTGACCCACACTTCACTTCACAAGGAAAAGAGGCTCCTGTAGGGGGGTCCAGGCTGAGCCGCTGACTCCCTGCAGGTCAGTAGACCGGCAGCAGCGTAAACAGGGTCGTGGTCAGTTGCCAGGTGCAACACAGCGTACCAATGACCAGGTCTTTTTAAGAGCACCCTTTTTCTTTATCGATAAGCTCCATTTGCATGGCAAGGGGCGCTCCAGTGTTgccaaagcttttttttttttttttatatatgtgtgctttttatagaaataatagagacacagacagacctcATCACAATCAATGTTACAGCCAAGAATTAGAGGAATAACAGAGCGTCTTCTCTACCCCCCTCCTGCTCACACACAACATAAATTAAACTCCCTTCAAGTGACCAGAGCTGGATGCTGAACGTCCCTCTGGTTCTTGAGAGATGGTGCTTCTTATCAAAGTGAGGTTACAAAATCTGGTGAGCCATAAGAGACAGtcggcctcacacacacatacttctaATTACAAACATTATTGGTCAGTTTTAAACCATTTCAAGAGGATCTGAGTCTTCCTAACGTGTTCCTGctcagaccacacacacacacacacactgtaacactcTCACTCTCCAAACAGAGTCggttacaaacacacaaaatacactcgtgtctctctcttcttgttaataatgttcatgtgtgtttttgcgCAACAACATTTGTGATCATGTCTGAGCGTGCAGGTGTTTGTGTTGAACAATTTTTGTAACATTTGTACAAAGCCTTGTTAAGTTAACctttgtaaatataaatattatttgtttttactttttttttttttttatggtttacaAAAGTGCGTACAAGTGCACAGTCATTTTCTTTCAAGATGTTACTTGAAATGTTTCCCttaatatattcttttttttttttttgtttgttttatattcaatatatatattatatatattttgtattaaagtaaaaaaaaaacttttattgtGATTTCACCTCTTGGGTGTACCTGTTCACAGGAGACAAGATGACTAAACCTGCTCCTTATCTCCTCATAGATGGCCTTTCTCTTATTCTCAGCACTGTGCAGAAAACCTTTAgagatataaataaagtttctcTGGTGACTTTACTTCCAACGATGTTGCATCTAGCAGCTACATGTAGCAGGAGAAAGAAATCTGGTAATTATTACATGATATTGGGCAGTTTGCAGGCAGCTCAGCGCCACACTGTGATGGCTGACCTCATTTGTTTTGTTACTCGTGTCTGGGAATGCCTCCACAGATCTGCTCATATTTACTGAGCTCAACACAAAGTACGTTTCCTTCTTGTAAAAAAGAGACGATATTGAAGATATTGTGTGGCGCATACAGACGTCTACACCTCAAGTCGGCGGCGAttctttgtgttttcatcaCATCCCCTCTGAGGGTTCATCTGTCTGCACGTTTATTGCCTCGGGGGCTACGTGAGGAGGAGTTTTCCATAAGGTCAGGCTCTAATTAATCCTCGCTGACTGGGGAAATGGTACATTAGAGGAAATACAGACTATTGTTTTCATCTCCATCACAGAACAGGAAAGTGATGAGTTGTTTTCATCTGACCAAATAAACCcagtggaaaataataataataataataataaatgataagtTTATAGTTTTTGTCTTACCTCAAGATTTGTTTCTACAAAGTGCCTGATTTCTggaatgtgtttttgttctgcgGTGCCATGGTCGGTTCTTATCTTTCCGTTTCCTTTTGTTGTTTCTGGGTCTCCGCCCTCCTCTCCTGTGGTTGATGGTATAACTAAGGCACTGACCCAAAGATGTGTACATTAAATACAAAGCGAGAGGCtgtttaaagaaagaaagaaaagcacacTTCAAGCCAAGGACACGTCTATGCACTCTCTTTGCCTTTAACACAGGCATTAACAGCTACTAGCGAGACTAGAGGCGTAGTACTCTCTCTGAACAAACTGAGGTCATCTCTCTCTGCCTAGTGATCCACAGTGTGTGAATATGGTACACCTAACAAAGCCCTACCCACAAACCGCCATTAGGTCATGTCAGACAATTTCTTACAGAGGAACAAAACAGCCCatcaaaaaggaaaaacaacgtCTGAAATGTGATTTTTACCTAATGTCTCattgttgtattttaaaaaaatctttttgtACATACTATCTTAATATGTAACATATTGTATTGTGTACATTTGGAATTGCTTTTTGAGTATAACTAATATGAAAATGACTGGACTTAAAAAAAGGTTGTCCGCCTGAAACCATTTCCCTCATGGCTGTGTGCTTTAAAGCAACGTTATATGATGTAAATAAACAGAactatgtttaaaaaatatgctcacacgtgtgtttgtttttggagaTTTTTGCAGAAGTTGAACAAGGAGGATGTTTAGCAGCAGAAAACTTAAAATAGAAGCTGaatggcggcatctagtggctGCAGATGAGTAAGGTCTCCTGGCCAGATGGCACAGATTTCCTTTGCACATGAAGGAAACTTCATcaaaccagtggttctcaaagtggggtccggggaccctcAGGGGTCCTTGAGAGGGTGCCAGGGGTCCCCAGCcaaaaggggaatcatttacTTTCACTAATTCCATCTATAACTAACACAATGAGAAAATGTATGACTACtttggtcacaaactttctgtaataaaacatctaaaagcaaaaatcctatcagatgggggaccctagaaaaaatctattttaattgtaatttattaatttgtgtcagtttagggatccttgacatgaaaaagtttgggaaccactgatctaaacCTGAAATTTCCAGCTGTAATGAAAAGAAACCAGCTTGTATCATcaaattaagtatttttttttaaataaatgttgggTTACAACATTAATCTTACATTTTCTAAGTGTCTTCTTTTCCATAGAATGTTTAATTGCAGCATTTTAGTAAACTAAATTATTTGTATATGTTAGAATATCATGTTAAAATAACTAATCAAGTAAAGGCAGTGCTTAATTCATAGTAATTGACTGCCAGTACTCTATTAACAAAAATTACTACATGGTATTTGGGATTATGGCAAAATTTCATtgttgatgtaaaaaaaaaaacattgtactGACCACTCCGCTAAcccaaaattcaataaaaactgtaaaatcacTTTACAGTAAATAAACTGTAGATAAACGGTAATGTGCGTCTGTGTCTACTTTAAAATCATGAAAATACAGCAATGTACTGTAATTCTGTACATTGTATGCTGTATTATTACAATAACATACTGTAAAGTTTATTACTGTTGAATGAACTGTTTAACAGTAGTCCTAATGAACTGTTAAAAATTAACCTACATGACAGTGAGgctttttattataatttatatgaATAGTTAAATATTTATTCTGGGAATCTACTGAAATATTATCATTCTATAAATATAGATTTAATAAACACCATCTGTAGCAGATTATTTGGTTTAGCACTCCTCTTGTGAACACAAAAGACAGCATTAAACCCATTTCTTCTTGCAGAATATCCTCACTAGATTAAAGTCAGAGTGGGTTAACCTTCATAAAGAACCTCCATCATATCCCATCCCCCCTTCTACAGCTACAGTCTTCCTATTGagagcccactgttgtctgtctgtctggccgGCCCGTTTCAGGATCCTCATGCTTTGTGATTATTTGTATTGCAGCTGACAGAAACCCACGCAGTTTCACTCTGCAGCTGTTATGAACCActtcctgtgttgtttttttttagagagaGCAGACTTTTACAACACATGACAGCAGAATTTCAAAATTTTATTTGAACTTATTAacacacaacttttaaaataTTCACTCTGGAATTGACttctgcaaaagaaaaaaagaaaaaaacaatcttttgTATAAGCTTATAACCCAATTAAGATtcattttgaggaaaaaaatgtaactgtttatttttttttaaattgaacaaTGAATGGAACATTATAATGTCAATGGATataccaaaaaacaaaatatccTCGTTTTGTCAAATACATTCTCTTTATAAAAAGAATCTTttgaaatatttacattttcttcttgaaaacaaacaaacaggacacCCTTTACAGTccaaatagaaaaagaaattgCATTGCAATGCGTGGACTCATGGTCCAAAAATGACAAACTGATTAcagaaaattacattaaaaaaaaaaaaaaaaaaaaaagcaggagtCCCatgttttacctttttttttttttagaaagggGTGTGAATTGTCCTTTTAATTGGTCTCGACTTGTCCCCTGTCGTTGCTCGGCTGCTTCTGCAGAAGGAGCTCCGTGTTTTCAGCCTTAAGTCTCTCCAGCTCCCTCTCCAGCTCTTGGAGCCGGACCAGAGAGCCGTCCACGGTCACACCCCCACGGTCACCGGGCTCCACGGCGCGCCTCAGCCGGttgttctcctcctccagccggGACATGCACTTCTCCAGCTCCAGGTACTCCCGCACCAGCTCCTGCTTGGTCATATTCTGCAGGCTCTCGACGTGGTACATCTCGTAGGTCTCGGAAAAGTCTCTCTGGAGAAACTCCCCGCCTGCGTTCCCGGGTCTCCCGATCCCATCGCTGccgtcatcatcatcctcctcctcgttgTTGTTGTCCACCACGAAGTAGTCCTCCTCGCTGCCGGTGTCATTGTCGCGTCTGACGCCGCTCTCGGTGTTGAGATCCGGCTCCTCTCTATCGTGCTCGTCCATCAGGAATTGGGTGGTGTTATAAGGCGCCACTGGAAGCCCTTTAGCGAACATCTCCTCTCTCAACCTGGACGCTCTGgctgtctctttctcctccagAGCTTTCCTCTCGTCCCAGTTCAGCTTGCAGTACGGCTTCCAGCTGCGCTTCTTCCTGGAGGTCCTGCGCCGGTGCCTCTTCTTACCCAGACGCGCATCCAAGCCGGTGTCGGAGTCGATGTGGCTGTCGTCGTGCACCTCCAGCGGTCTTCTGTCTTCACCGTTTTTCCCCTGAGGGTTGTGAGGATCATCACCGCTATGGACGTGAGGTGTCTGGGCACTTTGAGGGCACTTTGAGAGCTCGTTTCCGGCTGGGCACACCTCCTGACGTCCGCCTTTCATTTGCCACAACTTGTCTGTGTTGACATCCagacagtgctgctgctgctgtggcttCTGGTCTCTCTGGCGCCCCCTGTTGCCGTTCTCCGGTCCGCCACTTCCACTACCACCGCGGCTCTTCCTGGCCGGGAGATGCTCCAACACCTCTCCGCTGCTGCTCCCACCTGATGGGCTGATGATGCCTGAAGTTTTCAGGTGATGATGGGTGTGTTGACCCGCTGCTGGCTCTGTCATCCTGATGTCCGATTGTGctcctactttttttttagcacaTATTTTAGATCATTTTCTCACAAAAAACTGAGCTTCAAAAGTTCGTTAAAAAACTCCAATTTAAACCAAAACTACAATGAGCTTCTTAAAAGAGagttttcaaaacaaaactatCGCGATTTAAAAGTAAACTTTGTGAACAAGTAAAAACACTTGTTACTGTTAAACTACCGTTAACTGTTTCGCTACTGTCAGGGTAACCGTTCACCCGGAGACGACGTTCCGCCGTCACAACAGTGTCCAGTGTGCTACTCAAGAAGAGGGAGCCCGTGTTTATATAGCAGCTCCGCCTCTAAGCCGTGCGCATGCAGCTGTTTGTAACGcgcgttgcattgtgggatatgtTGTTTTAATTTCCATTGAAGCACTGTCTGAAGCGTATACACCCGAACTACATAGTCCATAACTCCACCATAACAGACGAGCGTTTCGACCAATCAAATAGGAGAATCTTGAGCACGGTAAAGTCCAGCCTTCTCTTCGCTGATTGGACGAGAGGATAATTTTGCTGTTGCTAAGCTTAAAGTATTTTCCGATTGGACGGTTCAACTGTCAAACAAAAGTACGTAATCTACACCAAGAAAGCAGTCCGGGGCATTTTGGTGGACGCTACCATCTACAAATAAAGGGGGCACGGATACAAGTTACGAAATACAAATTCATTGAAACACTTTTtgattacattatattacaagtggaacaaataaacatattttatatgtaaaatcatagggtttatttgtatttcttacACCACACGGTTTAAAGCCGAATTAGTAACACAATGTGAACCCTCCCGTATTTGAATCAAAATTAAGTAACCCTCTTACAGAAAGTAGTCCGCGTTGAATGTTCACACGGGAAATAAAGCAAAAACAGccttttttcaaaatgtaattatttataatattatatggGATAATAACGCGTCGTTTTGTAGCCAGTTGGTGCATTAAATATTTCACTATGATTATCTTCTGTGTGTTGCGCGGAGTGATACGTTGTGTGAGGCTAGAGGGTAAGTCTGGAAGCAGCGTAAACAAACGGACATTTATTGTGAAGCTGCCGCCAcgagcagcagctccagcacaGCTCTCCGAGCCCCTCGTTGTTGAAGGGTGGGTCAGGCTAGGATCTCACACTAGCTCAGTAATACCAGTTAACGGAGTTGTGTAGAGCAGTTTTTTATTCAACAATTTCTGTGCAACAACTCCATGTTCTGATATCGCAATGTTTAGATTTTACACGGTTTGTGTCGTGTTAACCGCTACGgataagctagctagctagcgttagctTCACGTTGGTTAGCAGAACTGCGTTGTGTCGCTTCCCAAAAACTAAACCCTATTCATATAAAGTGTGTAAAGCCATACGCACTAacgtaatataatataataaacgaGTAGTCGACGACATAAATGAAGCAGGTAGTTTCTAACAGACCAATAACGTTATCTTAACTGCCATATTGTTGCTATAAAGCTAACTAATGCTAACTATTAAACCACGAGTGAAACCAGTTTCAAACAAAAATGTCTCATTATCCATTTTTGTCGATGGATCTAACAGCGAACACCTAACAAAGTAAATAAGATAGCTATTGAAATTGTTAGCCATCTGCTAACTAGGCCAGTGTTTGTTCTGGGTACAGAGTAATTGCTGGAACATGTCTCCCCACTAACATACATAATGCTATGATTGATTTGCATTATGATATTCTATCGGATCAATAAAGACCACACAatctgtaaaatatatataaacatccGCTTGTTAAAGTCTAAAGTATTAATCCGTCATCTGGATGTCACGAGGAACTATTTTTCAGGAAGTAGACGGGCCCCTGATCTTGCAAGGCAGAACTGGAAGCTCTAGTTTGCAGATTGTTAGCAAGCTTTAGTTTACATGCTTAACTATAAGTTTAATCATACATTTGCGTCCATAACTTTTCTTTATAACTAGTGTCAGATGTGTACAAATAAATTGCTGGAATTATTTGTTAAAGAACAATATGGCAACCTGGTTATGGAGTATAAATATCCTAATATTGGTTTTGTATTGCACATTCTTTATATACTAGGAGGTTTGCACACTCAATGACTCACTGTTAACTGTAAAAGCATTGCTAGTCAATACACTGGCTTCATTTTACAACTGTGCATGTGTCACTATactatgaacacacacagtttccACAAAACAATTTACTTGGAAGAAAATG from Sebastes fasciatus isolate fSebFas1 chromosome 13, fSebFas1.pri, whole genome shotgun sequence encodes the following:
- the hexim1 gene encoding protein HEXIM1 — encoded protein: MTEPAAGQHTHHHLKTSGIISPSGGSSSGEVLEHLPARKSRGGSGSGGPENGNRGRQRDQKPQQQQHCLDVNTDKLWQMKGGRQEVCPAGNELSKCPQSAQTPHVHSGDDPHNPQGKNGEDRRPLEVHDDSHIDSDTGLDARLGKKRHRRRTSRKKRSWKPYCKLNWDERKALEEKETARASRLREEMFAKGLPVAPYNTTQFLMDEHDREEPDLNTESGVRRDNDTGSEEDYFVVDNNNEEEDDDDGSDGIGRPGNAGGEFLQRDFSETYEMYHVESLQNMTKQELVREYLELEKCMSRLEEENNRLRRAVEPGDRGGVTVDGSLVRLQELERELERLKAENTELLLQKQPSNDRGQVETN